The following proteins are encoded in a genomic region of Zea mays cultivar B73 chromosome 9, Zm-B73-REFERENCE-NAM-5.0, whole genome shotgun sequence:
- the LOC103639107 gene encoding glucan endo-1,3-beta-glucosidase 1 isoform X1: protein MLQKRWKGCIFFLLLSGALGVLMASESSSSEFAKIVQSKQTRQARLCGADSELLSSLAGSDAEVMVTIPNEQLEHVAEFQEEADLWVAANVARFLPSTRITHVVAGDDVPANSPGSAHFLVPAMLNLRSALVAAGLGGRVKVSSAMSGEALSAPAWSGVVGHVLRFLESAGSPLLLKSSSRPSEEASDARVGRAYAAMRALGVSGVPVIATDLAAGGDAVPYYYSYYGYGYPGGHGRRRSLATTGTFCVALQDADPAALQAGLNWACGPGHADCSAIQPGGACYQQNNLPAIASYAYNDYYQEMASTGATCSFNGTATTTTNDPSSGSCVFAGSSTAGGSSNSSVPVGASPPTSLSPPTGFAPPVGSSPPSSSSEFSPPAVGTAPLSGFTPPDGGGFGTPPGSFNGTGTFGPSGTLSPYNGGAPGLSRAGLSLTALSAAAVAVLLASIDAM from the exons GCGTACTGATGGCTTCAGAAAGCTCTTCGTCAGAGTTTGCCAAGATCGTTCAGTCTAAGCAGACGAGGCAAGCTCGGCTGTGCGGAGCGGACTCTGAGCTACTGAGCTCCCTGGCGGGCAGCGACGCGGAGGTCATGGTCACCATCCCCAACGAGCAGCTGGAGCACGTGGCCGAGTTCCAGGAGGAGGCCGACCTCTGGGTCGCCGCCAACGTCGCGCGGTTCCTCCCGTCGACCAGGATCACGCACGTCGTGGCGGGCGACGACGTGCCGGCGAACTCCCCCGGCAGCGCCCACTTCCTGGTCCCGGCGATGCTCAACCTCCGGTCGGCGCTCGTCGCcgcgggcctcggcggccgcgtcaAGGTGTCCAGCGCGATGTCCGGCGAGGCGCTGTCCGCGCCGGCGTGGTCCGGCGTCGTGGGCCACGTCCTGCGGTTCCTCGAGTCGGCCGGCTCGCCGCTGCTCCTCAAGTCGTCGTcgcgcccgtcggaagaagccaGCGACGCCAGGGTCGGCCGCGCGTACGCCGCGATGCGCGCGCTGGGCGTCTCGGGCGTCCCCGTGATCGCGACGGACCTCGCGGCCGGCGGCGACGCCGTGCCGTACTACTACTCCTACTACGGCTACGGCTACCCGGGCGGTCACGGTCGGCGGCGGTCGCTGGCGACGACGGGGACGTTCTGCGTGGCGCTGCAGGACGCGGACCCCGCGGCGCTGCAGGCCGGGCTCAACTGGGCGTGCGGGCCGGGCCACGCCGACTGCTCGGCCATCCAGCCTGGCGGCGCCTGCTACCAGCAGAACAACCTGCCGGCGATCGCGTCGTACGCATACAACGACTACTACCAGGAGATGGCCAGCACCGGCGCCACCTGCTCCTTCAAcggcaccgccaccaccaccaccaatgacCCAA GTTCAGGGTCTTGCGTTTTCGCGGGAAG CTCCACAGCGGGAGGCTCCTCCAACTCGAGCGTGCCGGTGGGCGCAAGCCCGCCGACCAGCCTCTCCCCTCCGACGGGCTTCGCACCTCCAGTCGGCTCCAGCcccccgtcgtcgtcgtcggagtTTAGCCCCCCGGCGGTCGGCACCGCCCCTTTGTCCGGCTTCACCCCGCCGGACGGAGGCGGCTTCGGCACCCCGCCGGGTTCCTTCAATGGCACCGGGACGTTCGGGCCGAGCGGCACGCTCAGCCCTTACAACGGCGGGGCCCCTGGGCTGTCGCGCGCCGGCTTGAGCTTGACGGCTCTGTCCGCCGCTGCGGTCGCCGTGCTTCTCGCGTCCATTGATGCGATGTGA
- the LOC103639107 gene encoding glucan endo-1,3-beta-glucosidase 1 isoform X2, with protein sequence MASESSSSEFAKIVQSKQTRQARLCGADSELLSSLAGSDAEVMVTIPNEQLEHVAEFQEEADLWVAANVARFLPSTRITHVVAGDDVPANSPGSAHFLVPAMLNLRSALVAAGLGGRVKVSSAMSGEALSAPAWSGVVGHVLRFLESAGSPLLLKSSSRPSEEASDARVGRAYAAMRALGVSGVPVIATDLAAGGDAVPYYYSYYGYGYPGGHGRRRSLATTGTFCVALQDADPAALQAGLNWACGPGHADCSAIQPGGACYQQNNLPAIASYAYNDYYQEMASTGATCSFNGTATTTTNDPSSGSCVFAGSSTAGGSSNSSVPVGASPPTSLSPPTGFAPPVGSSPPSSSSEFSPPAVGTAPLSGFTPPDGGGFGTPPGSFNGTGTFGPSGTLSPYNGGAPGLSRAGLSLTALSAAAVAVLLASIDAM encoded by the exons ATGGCTTCAGAAAGCTCTTCGTCAGAGTTTGCCAAGATCGTTCAGTCTAAGCAGACGAGGCAAGCTCGGCTGTGCGGAGCGGACTCTGAGCTACTGAGCTCCCTGGCGGGCAGCGACGCGGAGGTCATGGTCACCATCCCCAACGAGCAGCTGGAGCACGTGGCCGAGTTCCAGGAGGAGGCCGACCTCTGGGTCGCCGCCAACGTCGCGCGGTTCCTCCCGTCGACCAGGATCACGCACGTCGTGGCGGGCGACGACGTGCCGGCGAACTCCCCCGGCAGCGCCCACTTCCTGGTCCCGGCGATGCTCAACCTCCGGTCGGCGCTCGTCGCcgcgggcctcggcggccgcgtcaAGGTGTCCAGCGCGATGTCCGGCGAGGCGCTGTCCGCGCCGGCGTGGTCCGGCGTCGTGGGCCACGTCCTGCGGTTCCTCGAGTCGGCCGGCTCGCCGCTGCTCCTCAAGTCGTCGTcgcgcccgtcggaagaagccaGCGACGCCAGGGTCGGCCGCGCGTACGCCGCGATGCGCGCGCTGGGCGTCTCGGGCGTCCCCGTGATCGCGACGGACCTCGCGGCCGGCGGCGACGCCGTGCCGTACTACTACTCCTACTACGGCTACGGCTACCCGGGCGGTCACGGTCGGCGGCGGTCGCTGGCGACGACGGGGACGTTCTGCGTGGCGCTGCAGGACGCGGACCCCGCGGCGCTGCAGGCCGGGCTCAACTGGGCGTGCGGGCCGGGCCACGCCGACTGCTCGGCCATCCAGCCTGGCGGCGCCTGCTACCAGCAGAACAACCTGCCGGCGATCGCGTCGTACGCATACAACGACTACTACCAGGAGATGGCCAGCACCGGCGCCACCTGCTCCTTCAAcggcaccgccaccaccaccaccaatgacCCAA GTTCAGGGTCTTGCGTTTTCGCGGGAAG CTCCACAGCGGGAGGCTCCTCCAACTCGAGCGTGCCGGTGGGCGCAAGCCCGCCGACCAGCCTCTCCCCTCCGACGGGCTTCGCACCTCCAGTCGGCTCCAGCcccccgtcgtcgtcgtcggagtTTAGCCCCCCGGCGGTCGGCACCGCCCCTTTGTCCGGCTTCACCCCGCCGGACGGAGGCGGCTTCGGCACCCCGCCGGGTTCCTTCAATGGCACCGGGACGTTCGGGCCGAGCGGCACGCTCAGCCCTTACAACGGCGGGGCCCCTGGGCTGTCGCGCGCCGGCTTGAGCTTGACGGCTCTGTCCGCCGCTGCGGTCGCCGTGCTTCTCGCGTCCATTGATGCGATGTGA
- the LOC541798 gene encoding female gametophyte-specific protein ES1 precursor, whose product MEPSRGKLSAAAVLLLMTTLLVVAAMRAVEARDCLTQSTRLPGHLCVRSDYCAIGCRAEGKGYTGGRCLISPIPLDGILCYCVKPCPSNTTT is encoded by the coding sequence ATGGAGCCTTCACGAGGGAAGCTGTCTGCCGCCGCCGTCCTCCTGCTGATGACGACGCTCCTCGTGGTGGCCGCCATGCGGGCGGTTGAGGCACGCGACTGCCTGACACAGAGCACCCGGTTACCGGGGCACCTGTGCGTGCGGTCGGACTACTGCGCGATCGGGTGCAGGGCGGAGGGCAAGGGCTACACGGGCGGCAGGTGCCTCATCTCTCCCATCCCGCTCGACGGGATTCTCTGCTACTGCGTCAAGCCGTGCCCATCCAACACGACGACATAA